In the Artemia franciscana unplaced genomic scaffold, ASM3288406v1 Scaffold_3774, whole genome shotgun sequence genome, GGCTATAAAGATCTTTGTCCGCGATCGCCACTAACGCTTCGTTGAATAACGGGTTGCCTTGGCGTCCTACTTGAATATGTTGGCCTCGATTTTTATCGCCTTTTTGCCTCAAGATACGATGTTGAAGACGTTCCGTTGTTGCATAAACGCCGACGATTTGTTGATCACCACCAATCTGATCCAGTGGAATTTCCAACGCCATCATATGCAGGTTGAATCCACCTTGTGAATCCTTAGCATCGGCGCGCAACTGCAACAGGTCAAAAATGGCTTGAATATCGCCATAAAAGCCATCATCACGCTGACCAGCAAACGCACGGTAGCCTTTATCAAATTCAAAGACAGATTGTGCTGTGTAACGGTCTAACTCAGCTTCTGTGGCAACACCGCCCTTGGCTGGGTTTTCACCATCATCACCCTGGTTATAAAACGGCGTTGCGATCCCTTGATTATTCGGTGGTACGACGCCGTTACCGACCGTTGAGTGACGGCTATGACCACTGCGACGATCATCCAAGGTGATCTTATATGTCTGCGTTAAATTCTGGTTGGCATCATCAACGTCATTCACAACACCGAGGTAAGATTGCAGAATCGTATTTTCGTTTTTGTATTTGGTATCGAACTCAAAACGATAACTCATCGTCCGGCGACCTTTGCGTACATCGTCACCGAGTGCGATATGGATCGCATAACGTACATCATCATCAAAATTGTACTTATTCGGGCCAATGCAGGGCTCCTCAAAAGGATATACGCCGAGCGCTACTACGAGGTTTTTTTCACCGTTTTCATCTTGATCAACAAACGCATAAAGATCTGTAGTGTTAGCGGCAGGATCGAGGGTGATCAAGGGGGCATCCATGTGGCTGGATGCAGAGGCCGATCCACTGGCGAACACCAGTGAGGCGGCGATTGCGGTTATTCGGATACTACTTGTAATTGATTTCATACTAGGTCTCCGTTAGAAATTGTGTGGGGTAAATTAATTACTTCCACGTGAGTGAAGACAAATGACTTTTGAGGTCTACAGCCACAATTTCCCTGTCAAATTCGTCTCGTTCTGAGGGCAGCAACATTTGTTTAAATGGGAGGACTTTACTGAACCATTCTTGTGCTTCTTCAATGTTGTCATTGGCATGCGCGATCACGCCGGCATGATAAAAAAGACGCGCGTCTTGTGTGCCTTCGCGCAAGGCTTGTTTCATGTATGGGTAAGCTCGCTCTGGCTGGCCTGCAGCGTTTAACGCCCACGCTAAGGTATCGAGTGTGAAAACATCTTTGCGTACGTCGAGCTCTTTTTGTGCTAGTTCTAAAGCTGTCATCTGTTTTTCATCAATCGTCGCGAGATACAGCGCATACGTCCGCGGATCTTCTTTATCGCCATTGTGATCAAGCGAGGATTCGATCGCGTCAGCCTGTTCGTGATCACCCGTCAGGCGCAGGCTATCAATTAACGTCCATTGGTATTCCGGCAGCGGGTTAAGTTGCGCGGCTAATGTGAGTGGCTTCACTGCGTCCTCTGCGCGACCTTGTGCGAGTAAAAGACGCCCCTGTCCGAGCAGCGCAGGGGCATAATCGGGGGACAGCGCCAGAGAGACAGCAAAAAGCGCAGCAGCTTTTTTATATTCACCAGTTTGTAACAGGTATAAACCCAAGCGAACATTAGCCCAGGCGGCGGATTCCGGTGTACGCGGATCGCTTGATCGAGTAGCAATGCGCATCATTTCAATCGCACCGGACAGATCGCCTTTAAGCCAACGAACATGTGCTGCACGCGTAAACGCTTGCGGGCCAGGTCGTAAATCCATCATTTTTTGATACGTATTGATCGCTTCATCCAACTTGCCCTGATCCATCAACACATCACCGAGCAGGCCGTGATCAAACCAAAGCCCGCGTTTTGTTACTAGTTCGCGAGCGATTTTTTCGGCGCTACGGAATTGATGAAGATTGTGCGCAACATGACCGCGTAGCAACAAAGATTCTGCGGTGCCTGCTTTGTTGGCATCGATACACTGTGCGGTTTGATCCGCGAGATGGTAATAACCCGGATCAAAACTGGTGCGGGCTTTATTCACATAAGCCCAGCCTAACCGTTCTAAATACGGAACCGGATCGAGATCAGTTTTGAGTTGTTTTTGACGTCGAATGATTTCGAGATCGGAATTATCTGTTCCTTGGTGCGGTACTAGCGCAATTGAACAGGCATCATTTGTCGCGATATGATTAGCTTGGAAAGTCGATGTTGATTGGTTGGATTGGCTGTTATTCTCACAGGCTGCGAGACTGAAAATAATGCCCATAGCGAATAGAACGCGCAAGCCATCGGATGTGCGTTTCATGCTTAATTCCCCTCATGCTATTTTTTTATAACGAAACTTGATTTCTTTAGTTATTAATACGCAATGAACAGGGGAATGGATGTGttttttatgagaaaaataCGTTGTGAATTAGTTACAAGCCTGATCAAAGCCATTTTTATGAAGATAGTTTGAAATATCAGCATAAACAGGATTCATGAAACGTAACTTGCTCGACAACGCGCCGACCAATTCCACGTGATCGGTTTTATGATAAAGATGACTTTCAACCGGCACGCCCAATTTCTCAAGACGTTTAGCTAAATACAGCGTATGAAAAGGGTAAGCAGTGGTGTCTTGTTCGCCATGAAATAACAGAGTGGGCGGGGCTGCAGCAGTGGCGAGGTGCAGTGGGTTTGCATCGATGTCATTAGTCACAGAAGTGAATTTTTCGATCACTAGCTCATGTTTTAAAGGCAAATCATACGGCCCAGCCATACCAATAAATGCCGTAAGATCGCGATCAAACCCCGCGTTTTTTAAATACTCAGGTGCCGTTGCTAGCATCGCTGCCGTATGCGCACCGGCTGAATGTCCAACTAAAATCACGTTTTTCGGATCAACACATTTATTCGTTGGGAGCAGCTCGGGTAATTTTGCGATCGCTTGCGCAATATCTTCAACAAATTCAGGGAACTCAACATCAGGATATAAACGATAATTGGGTACTACCGTGACATAACCCATTTCACTGAATGCTTGGCCGACgaataaataatcatttttactCCCGCTTGCCCAAGAACCACCATGAACAAATACGATAACGGCTTGATTAGGTGTCACGTTGGACGGTGTATAAACATCAAACACTTGGCGATCTGCTGATCCATAGtgaatatttttaactacgtcaAAATCGCCGCGTGGCGTGAGAAAATTAACTACGCTCGCCGGAGAGCAGGCAGACAAGCAGAGAAGGGTAAGCAGAAAAGGGCTAAAACGAAAAGTTAGAGAATAAAGTCGATGCATAAATGTaagagttttcttttttattaatattggaTGAAAAGACATTATCTGCCTCAACATGCTTGTCATTATGTTGAAGAATTAAAACATATGAGTGCCTAAGGAGACAGGCAATTACCGCACGCGTTCAAAACGGGTTTTATTCACGATATTGCTTAACTGCTCGTCGTTTGTTCATGCAAAGCACGATAGGATAGAGCAAACGTTAAGAGAATTTGTTGTTGTAAAGAGTAAACTGTAGGGTATTTATACTCGATCGTGATGCGTATCAAAAAGAGGAAACACAATGTTAGATCCGCTGATTAAAACCATTGAAGTCCCGTGTAACCAACAGATCGCATTTGATATTTTCGTGAGTGAAATGGGCGCGTGGTGGCCATTGGAAAAATTCAGCATTTCGGCGATGGAAGAGCTCGATGCAATGACCCTCAATGT is a window encoding:
- the LOC136043227 gene encoding kynurenine formamidase-like; amino-acid sequence: MTSMLRQIMSFHPILIKKKTLTFMHRLYSLTFRFSPFLLTLLCLSACSPASVVNFLTPRGDFDVVKNIHYGSADRQVFDVYTPSNVTPNQAVIVFVHGGSWASGSKNDYLFVGQAFSEMGYVTVVPNYRLYPDVEFPEFVEDIAQAIAKLPELLPTNKCVDPKNVILVGHSAGAHTAAMLATAPEYLKNAGFDRDLTAFIGMAGPYDLPLKHELVIEKFTSVTNDIDANPLHLATAAAPPTLLFHGEQDTTAYPFHTLYLAKRLEKLGVPVESHLYHKTDHVELVGALSSKLRFMNPVYADISNYLHKNGFDQACN